The following proteins are co-located in the Campylobacter concisus genome:
- the ccoO gene encoding cytochrome-c oxidase, cbb3-type subunit II — MFAWLEKNPFFFAVCVFIVIAYAGVVEILPDFANRARPLEGTKPYTVLELAGKNIYIQNGCNTCHSQMIRPFKAETDRYGMYSLSGEFAYDRPHLWGSKRTGPDLMRVGNYRTTDWHENHMLNPASVVPGSIMPAYPFLFKKNADIETAYAEALTVKKVFNTPYDEKDMPALGTFEQANANVKEQAASIVESMKDEQVKSAFAKGEIRQIVALIAYLNSLK, encoded by the coding sequence ATGTTTGCTTGGTTAGAAAAAAATCCATTCTTTTTTGCAGTTTGCGTATTTATCGTCATAGCCTATGCTGGCGTAGTAGAAATTTTACCTGACTTTGCAAATAGAGCTAGGCCACTTGAGGGTACAAAACCTTATACGGTTTTAGAGCTTGCTGGAAAAAATATATATATACAAAATGGTTGCAACACCTGCCACTCACAGATGATACGTCCGTTTAAAGCTGAGACTGATAGATATGGCATGTATTCGCTAAGTGGCGAATTTGCTTATGATCGTCCGCATCTTTGGGGTTCAAAAAGAACGGGCCCAGATCTTATGCGTGTGGGTAATTATAGAACGACAGATTGGCATGAAAATCATATGTTAAACCCAGCCTCTGTTGTGCCAGGTTCGATCATGCCAGCATATCCATTTTTATTTAAGAAAAATGCTGATATAGAGACCGCTTACGCTGAAGCACTAACTGTTAAAAAGGTCTTTAACACGCCTTATGATGAGAAAGATATGCCAGCTCTTGGTACTTTTGAGCAAGCAAATGCCAACGTGAAAGAGCAGGCTGCAAGTATCGTTGAAAGTATGAAAGATGAGCAAGTAAAAAGTGCCTTTGCAAAGGGTGAAATTCGCCAGATCGTGGCACTTATCGCCTATCTAAATAGCCTAAAATAG
- the ccoN gene encoding cytochrome-c oxidase, cbb3-type subunit I, with product MRPSQLLHYDYSVAKLFMFSTIFFGIVGMAIGVLVAFQLACPDLNYIAGEYSAFGRLRPLHTNGIIFGFMLSGIFATWYYIGQRVLKVSMSESPFLMFIGKLHFWLYILVMILAVVTLFMGESTSKEYAELEWPLDIAVVVVWVLWGVSIFGLIGIRREKTLYISVWYYIATFLGVAMLYLFNNMEIPTRLVSGYGSWLHSVSMYAGSNDALVQWWYGHNAVAFVFTVAIIAQIYYFLPKESGQPIFSYKLSLFSFWGLMFIYLWAGGHHLIYTAVPDWMQTMGSVFSIVLILPSWGSAINMLLTMKGEWTQLRESPLIKFMILASTFYMFSTLEGPILAIKSVNALAHYTDWVPGHVHDGALGWVGFMTMAALYHMTPRIFKREIYSKSLMEAQFWIQTTGIVLYFASMWIAGITQGMMWRATDSYGNLLYSFIDTVVVLIPYYYIRAIGGLLYLIGFLMFAYNIYKSTSAKAILAEPKSATPMGGAKANVEVM from the coding sequence ATGCGACCATCCCAGTTGCTACATTATGATTATAGTGTGGCAAAACTCTTTATGTTCTCCACGATATTTTTTGGTATTGTTGGCATGGCTATTGGTGTTTTGGTGGCTTTTCAGCTTGCCTGTCCTGATCTAAACTATATAGCTGGTGAGTATTCGGCATTTGGTAGATTGCGTCCTCTTCATACTAACGGTATCATTTTTGGTTTTATGCTCTCTGGTATATTTGCCACTTGGTATTACATTGGACAGCGTGTTTTAAAAGTATCAATGAGTGAATCTCCGTTTTTGATGTTCATTGGTAAGCTTCATTTTTGGCTTTATATACTTGTTATGATTCTAGCTGTTGTGACACTTTTTATGGGCGAGAGTACATCTAAGGAGTATGCCGAGCTTGAGTGGCCACTAGACATTGCAGTAGTAGTAGTCTGGGTGCTTTGGGGCGTAAGTATATTTGGACTTATTGGTATACGCCGCGAGAAGACACTTTACATCTCAGTTTGGTATTACATTGCTACATTTCTTGGCGTTGCTATGCTTTATCTATTTAATAACATGGAAATTCCAACAAGACTAGTTAGTGGATATGGCTCATGGCTACACTCAGTTTCGATGTATGCTGGCTCAAATGATGCTTTGGTTCAGTGGTGGTACGGTCACAACGCAGTTGCGTTTGTATTTACAGTAGCGATCATCGCCCAAATTTATTACTTCTTGCCAAAAGAGAGCGGACAGCCAATATTTTCTTATAAGCTTTCGTTATTTTCATTCTGGGGCCTTATGTTTATCTATCTTTGGGCTGGCGGTCACCACCTAATATATACTGCTGTGCCTGATTGGATGCAGACTATGGGTTCGGTTTTTTCTATTGTTTTGATTTTGCCTTCTTGGGGTTCAGCTATTAATATGCTTCTTACAATGAAAGGCGAATGGACACAACTTCGCGAGAGCCCGCTTATTAAATTTATGATTCTAGCTTCAACTTTTTATATGTTTTCAACTCTTGAAGGCCCTATCTTGGCTATCAAATCTGTAAATGCACTAGCTCACTATACTGACTGGGTGCCAGGACACGTACATGATGGTGCACTTGGCTGGGTTGGTTTTATGACTATGGCGGCACTTTATCATATGACACCACGTATCTTTAAGCGCGAAATTTATTCAAAATCCTTAATGGAAGCTCAATTTTGGATACAAACAACAGGTATCGTTTTATACTTTGCTTCGATGTGGATTGCTGGTATTACGCAAGGTATGATGTGGAGAGCAACTGATAGCTATGGAAATTTACTCTACTCATTTATTGATACTGTTGTAGTACTTATACCTTATTATTACATTAGAGCTATTGGCGGACTTTTGTATTTGATTGGCTTTTTGATGTTTGCTTACAATATCTACAAATCAACTTCTGCTAAAGCTATTTTGGCAGAGCCAAAAAGTGCAACGCCTATGGGCGGTGCTAAAGCCAATGTGGAGGTGATGTGA
- a CDS encoding response regulator transcription factor encodes MSKILNNLTVLIVENEGDGKKIVQEVMRDKFEKVITAQNGDEGLKKFKKYNPNMVITDVFMPIMNGLDMAKSIKEISKDTPIIVFSTNSEKETLLKAIDVGIDKYVLKPIDLDDFLVTLENVAKNKIETANIIQVANGYSFNKIKRVLIRDGVEISLTKKELAFISLLIKRLGTLVLHDEIKNVVWVGESVTEAAIRTFVKRVRDKVGSNFIKNVPGLGYKIDRRLS; translated from the coding sequence ATGAGCAAGATTCTTAATAATCTAACCGTTCTTATCGTTGAGAATGAGGGAGATGGTAAAAAAATAGTACAAGAAGTTATGCGAGATAAATTCGAAAAAGTTATCACTGCTCAAAATGGCGATGAAGGACTTAAGAAATTTAAAAAATATAATCCAAATATGGTTATAACAGACGTTTTTATGCCTATAATGAATGGCCTTGATATGGCTAAAAGCATTAAAGAAATTTCAAAAGATACACCTATTATAGTTTTTAGCACAAATAGTGAAAAAGAAACACTTCTAAAAGCGATAGATGTTGGTATTGATAAATACGTTTTAAAGCCGATTGATCTTGATGATTTTTTGGTTACATTAGAAAATGTTGCTAAAAATAAAATAGAAACAGCAAATATTATTCAGGTTGCAAATGGATATAGTTTTAATAAAATAAAACGTGTGCTTATCAGAGATGGTGTTGAAATTTCTCTTACAAAAAAAGAACTTGCATTTATATCTTTACTCATAAAAAGACTTGGTACGCTTGTGCTTCATGATGAAATAAAAAATGTTGTTTGGGTCGGTGAGAGCGTAACAGAGGCTGCTATTAGGACCTTTGTTAAACGTGTTAGAGATAAAGTCGGTAGTAATTTTATAAAAAATGTTCCTGGACTTGGTTACAAAATAGACAGAAGACTCTCCTAG
- a CDS encoding sulfite exporter TauE/SafE family protein: MQNINLYMIISVAFLSSFSHCVGMCSGFLSLQTLFFKGKNKIEILMLSTLYSLARIFAYVVLGTLFGYFGAVVSFSIQARGVIFFIVGLAIAFIGIALLFRGELLKFVENQKALNFVVRIAKTRIQKKNLANFLLLGFLNGFLPCGVVYYFLALGILSANFIYSAFIMLVFGLCTLPAMLLASFVFGILNEKFKDIMFKISASIMIINGIYLSFLGYRANA, translated from the coding sequence AGTAGTTTTAGTCATTGTGTAGGTATGTGTAGCGGATTTTTGAGCTTGCAGACTCTATTTTTTAAAGGTAAGAATAAAATAGAAATTTTAATGCTAAGCACACTTTATAGTCTAGCTAGAATTTTTGCTTATGTAGTTTTAGGAACTTTATTTGGCTACTTTGGAGCTGTTGTTAGCTTTAGTATACAAGCAAGAGGTGTGATATTTTTTATAGTTGGCTTAGCGATCGCGTTTATCGGCATTGCCTTGCTTTTTAGGGGCGAGCTTTTAAAATTTGTGGAGAATCAAAAGGCACTTAATTTTGTAGTAAGAATTGCAAAAACGAGGATTCAAAAGAAAAATTTAGCAAATTTTTTATTACTTGGTTTTTTAAATGGCTTTTTGCCTTGTGGTGTGGTTTATTATTTTTTGGCACTTGGGATTTTAAGTGCAAATTTTATTTATTCGGCTTTTATAATGCTTGTATTTGGTCTTTGTACATTGCCAGCTATGCTTTTAGCTAGCTTTGTATTTGGGATTTTAAATGAAAAATTTAAAGACATAATGTTTAAGATTTCGGCTAGCATAATGATAATAAATGGAATTTATCTATCATTTTTAGGATATAGAGCAAATGCCTAA